A portion of the bacterium genome contains these proteins:
- a CDS encoding class I SAM-dependent methyltransferase: MVEAMTADYFTTRMSFHYDRKRVWKAICEYLQPEIPEDSAILELGPGFCDFINQIHAGRKYAVDIKAECQKYCEKDVIFVQSTATALPLEPHSMDTIFASNFLEHLNDSELEALFREIDRILKKRGRIILIQPNYYYCYREYWDDFTHVKAFSHHSLTDFLKTKKYTIRKVIKRFLPFSFHSRLPKSYLLTKLYLALPYRVGAKQMLVVADKMD; this comes from the coding sequence ATGGTGGAAGCAATGACAGCCGATTACTTCACAACACGAATGTCCTTCCATTACGATAGAAAAAGAGTGTGGAAAGCGATTTGTGAATACTTGCAGCCTGAAATCCCGGAAGACTCAGCAATTCTTGAACTGGGACCCGGTTTCTGCGACTTTATCAATCAGATTCATGCAGGCAGGAAATACGCAGTCGATATCAAAGCAGAGTGCCAGAAATACTGCGAAAAGGATGTTATTTTTGTTCAATCCACGGCAACCGCGCTCCCGCTGGAGCCTCATTCAATGGACACAATTTTTGCAAGCAATTTTCTAGAGCATTTGAACGATTCCGAACTGGAAGCGCTCTTCCGAGAGATAGATAGAATCTTAAAGAAGCGAGGGCGAATCATATTGATTCAACCCAACTATTATTATTGCTACCGTGAATACTGGGATGATTTCACCCACGTGAAAGCCTTCAGCCATCATAGTCTTACAGATTTCTTGAAAACGAAGAAATACACAATTCGAAAAGTCATCAAACGTTTTCTGCCCTTCAGTTTCCATTCGCGACTTCCAAAATCATACTTGCTGACAAAACTCTATTTGGCGCTCCCTTATCGAGTTGGAGCAAAACAAATGCTCGTGGTAGCTGATAAAATGGATTGA
- a CDS encoding serine/threonine-protein kinase, with amino-acid sequence MIEQLGPYQILEKISKGGMGTVYKAYHPALDRHVAIKVLAARFSSDENFVQRFKKEARIVARLEHPHILPVYDFAFEGDTAYLVMKLVEGSSLYAHIGPRGMAPTRAMMIVEAVAQALSHAHRRNIIHRDIKPDNILIDETEWVYLSDFGMAKMVTTTGPTGEGTIMGTPEYMSPEQAQGKTVDFRSDIYSLTVLIFHILTGTLPFKGSHPLATIKQVIYDPFPEITSQNPQLPKLLDPLLQKGASKNPEDRFGDVEELVKMLGAVLTSAALPKTQELFLRKSRIAVLPFAVDEPEKKWLSDAVLELLAEDLSQNYELYVLPGDQVIRMCRNIADHSWGPESLQRFFELSRADYVVTGKISENKIRYEMKISTTFEVLAEGEVEGTIPFHQVSQIAQKIRAKLDVKEPKLISLEQLFHGNPSLLQQYAVGIRAYRDGKYLESEKALSLATRQEPSFAPAHIYLARALKERGFPQQAQEAAQQAMQLSSNLPISAASFLKAQYFEITNNWAKAAEIHHEFHNQFPEVIEYLVLWGEALVRADRLDEAANVFYEICEKEGRLGLGWQKLARIEFMQEKYEQAWYHYKRAQKLYAAHQHSGGLAATYMGLAEISEKRNEWNTAIDYYQRAVEAFNHLKWYRGVAEAKFRLTLAYKKQGMYSAVLPLSKECLDLFQESGVLYQEVLCLREMLTEPLQPLDALEFSDRAIDSATQIQNNSLIISIVPLKLRWLIESEQPDTALRIYSEYYPRLLEGSRDLHFPLAQLQIGRALMHQERFVEAHQQVEQAIRVLKRTENPQLIASALLIQCELFLRENQLIQAHETVDEASTIVERLADKEMILEVDLMRARVLQAEGQRVKLLQIYLRALKTAEDLGRGTLVHELRGSIEQLRVVNTQ; translated from the coding sequence ATGATCGAGCAGCTGGGCCCCTACCAGATCCTAGAAAAAATTAGCAAAGGCGGAATGGGAACCGTCTACAAAGCATATCACCCGGCGCTCGACCGGCATGTCGCAATCAAAGTTCTTGCCGCGCGATTCTCCAGTGATGAAAATTTTGTGCAACGGTTCAAGAAAGAAGCGCGGATCGTTGCACGATTGGAACATCCTCACATTCTGCCCGTTTACGATTTTGCTTTTGAAGGAGACACGGCCTACCTTGTCATGAAACTGGTGGAGGGAAGCTCCCTTTACGCTCACATCGGTCCACGCGGAATGGCGCCCACACGCGCCATGATGATTGTTGAAGCTGTTGCCCAAGCCCTGTCCCATGCGCACAGGAGAAACATCATTCACCGCGACATCAAACCGGACAACATCCTCATCGATGAAACCGAATGGGTTTACCTCAGCGACTTCGGGATGGCCAAAATGGTAACCACCACCGGCCCCACCGGCGAAGGAACCATCATGGGCACTCCTGAATACATGTCACCGGAACAGGCGCAGGGCAAAACTGTGGATTTTCGTTCCGACATTTATTCTCTCACCGTTCTCATCTTTCACATTCTCACTGGCACTTTGCCGTTTAAAGGAAGTCATCCACTCGCAACAATCAAACAGGTCATCTACGATCCTTTTCCGGAAATTACAAGTCAAAATCCTCAGCTGCCCAAATTACTCGATCCGCTTCTTCAAAAAGGCGCATCGAAAAATCCTGAAGATAGATTCGGAGACGTGGAAGAGCTCGTAAAAATGCTTGGTGCTGTTCTCACGTCTGCGGCGTTACCAAAAACGCAGGAACTCTTTCTCCGGAAATCCAGAATTGCGGTCCTTCCCTTCGCTGTCGATGAACCGGAGAAAAAATGGCTATCGGACGCCGTTCTTGAGCTTCTCGCAGAGGACCTATCCCAGAATTACGAGTTGTACGTTCTTCCCGGGGATCAGGTGATCCGGATGTGCAGGAACATTGCGGACCATTCTTGGGGACCGGAGTCACTGCAGCGTTTCTTCGAACTTTCCAGAGCCGATTATGTCGTCACAGGAAAAATTTCGGAAAACAAAATTCGATATGAGATGAAGATCTCAACGACCTTTGAAGTCCTGGCGGAAGGAGAAGTGGAAGGAACGATTCCTTTTCATCAGGTTTCCCAGATTGCGCAAAAGATTCGCGCCAAGCTGGACGTCAAGGAGCCGAAACTGATCTCGTTGGAACAGCTTTTTCACGGAAATCCTTCCCTGCTCCAGCAATATGCGGTCGGAATTCGCGCTTACCGGGATGGAAAGTATCTGGAAAGCGAAAAAGCTTTATCACTCGCCACCAGACAGGAACCTTCTTTTGCTCCTGCTCATATCTATCTGGCCCGGGCCCTTAAGGAACGCGGCTTTCCTCAGCAAGCCCAGGAAGCGGCGCAACAGGCAATGCAATTGTCTTCCAATCTCCCCATTTCCGCCGCCTCCTTTTTGAAAGCTCAGTATTTTGAGATTACAAACAATTGGGCAAAAGCGGCTGAAATTCATCATGAGTTTCACAATCAATTTCCGGAAGTTATTGAATACCTGGTGCTCTGGGGAGAAGCGCTCGTGCGCGCCGACCGTTTGGATGAAGCCGCGAATGTTTTCTACGAGATCTGTGAAAAAGAGGGACGCCTTGGTTTGGGCTGGCAGAAGCTGGCACGAATTGAATTCATGCAGGAAAAGTACGAGCAGGCGTGGTATCACTACAAGCGCGCTCAGAAGTTATACGCTGCTCATCAGCATTCGGGCGGACTGGCCGCGACCTATATGGGACTGGCTGAAATCTCAGAGAAACGGAATGAATGGAATACCGCGATTGATTACTATCAACGCGCGGTCGAAGCATTCAATCATTTGAAATGGTATCGCGGAGTCGCTGAAGCAAAGTTCCGGCTTACGCTTGCCTATAAAAAGCAAGGAATGTACTCGGCGGTGCTTCCTCTTTCGAAGGAATGTCTGGATCTTTTCCAGGAGTCGGGAGTGCTCTATCAGGAGGTACTTTGTCTTCGGGAAATGCTCACAGAACCATTGCAGCCGCTCGATGCGTTGGAGTTTTCTGATCGCGCGATAGACAGCGCCACGCAGATTCAAAATAATTCGCTGATTATCTCCATCGTTCCGCTGAAACTGCGGTGGCTTATTGAATCGGAACAGCCGGACACTGCGCTGAGAATCTACAGCGAATACTATCCGAGGCTACTGGAAGGTTCCCGCGATTTGCATTTTCCATTGGCGCAATTGCAAATTGGACGCGCATTAATGCACCAGGAACGGTTTGTGGAAGCACACCAGCAAGTCGAGCAGGCGATCCGTGTGTTGAAACGGACCGAGAACCCGCAGCTTATCGCAAGCGCTCTTCTCATACAGTGCGAATTATTTTTGCGGGAAAATCAATTGATTCAAGCTCACGAAACTGTGGATGAAGCAAGTACAATCGTGGAAAGATTGGCGGACAAGGAAATGATTCTGGAAGTGGATCTCATGCGTGCGCGCGTTTTACAAGCCGAAGGGCAACGCGTTAAACTACTGCAGATTTATTTGCGCGCCCTCAAAACCGCGGAGGATCTCGGCCGCGGCACACTCGTCCATGAGCTCAGAGGCTCCATCGAACAACTCCGCGTAGTCAATACGCAATAA
- a CDS encoding OmpA family protein — translation MKLFMILALILFLAAGCSTRDRSGANAMVDPIEKTDDQPFEPIQDKDERALENGSGAEYLLGEGDLNPVFFEYDSFDIGETQVPVLQTNARAVQNQGLPRIRIEGHCDERGTEEYNLALGDRRARAAKEYLISLGLDPDKMHTLSYGENRPFEKGHDETAWGSNRRAHFVVE, via the coding sequence TTGAAACTTTTCATGATCTTGGCGTTGATTCTATTTCTTGCAGCTGGATGCAGCACTAGAGATAGATCCGGAGCGAATGCGATGGTGGATCCGATTGAGAAAACGGACGATCAACCCTTTGAACCCATCCAGGATAAGGATGAGAGGGCTCTGGAAAATGGATCCGGCGCCGAATATTTACTGGGGGAAGGGGATCTCAATCCTGTGTTTTTTGAATATGACAGTTTCGACATCGGCGAAACTCAAGTGCCTGTTTTGCAAACGAATGCCCGCGCGGTACAGAATCAGGGTTTACCGCGCATCAGGATTGAAGGCCATTGCGATGAGCGCGGCACGGAGGAATACAATTTAGCGCTGGGTGACCGCCGGGCGAGAGCCGCAAAAGAATATCTCATCTCTTTGGGGCTGGATCCTGACAAGATGCACACGCTTAGCTATGGGGAAAATCGTCCATTTGAAAAAGGTCACGATGAAACAGCGTGGGGCTCCAACCGCCGCGCCCATTTCGTAGTGGAATAA
- a CDS encoding sigma-70 family RNA polymerase sigma factor — protein MPEKTALSDPTAWVDQHGETMFRYALFRLRDRALAEEVVQETFLAALQSKARFEGQSSERTWLIGILKHKIMDHFRKQRREVPLETSGIIPTEQEEMFRTTGEWIGHWTEQAGPKDWGTDPIRSIEKKEFWEALERCLAMLPPRLAQVFILREMDEMSSDEICRALAISESNLWVMLHRARLQLRRALELSYFAPEKQSIAFS, from the coding sequence ATGCCTGAAAAAACAGCGTTGTCCGATCCTACGGCTTGGGTGGATCAACATGGAGAAACCATGTTCCGCTATGCCTTGTTCCGCCTGCGCGACCGGGCGCTTGCCGAGGAAGTCGTTCAAGAAACTTTCCTTGCGGCGCTTCAATCAAAGGCTCGATTCGAAGGTCAATCCTCAGAAAGGACCTGGCTCATCGGAATTCTCAAACACAAAATCATGGATCATTTCCGAAAACAACGAAGAGAGGTCCCTCTCGAAACTTCCGGCATCATTCCAACGGAACAGGAAGAAATGTTTCGCACGACAGGGGAATGGATCGGACACTGGACCGAACAGGCAGGTCCAAAAGATTGGGGCACTGACCCGATCCGATCGATAGAGAAAAAAGAATTCTGGGAAGCCCTGGAACGTTGTCTTGCGATGTTGCCTCCCAGATTGGCTCAAGTATTTATTTTGCGAGAAATGGATGAAATGAGTAGTGATGAAATTTGCAGGGCCCTGGCAATTTCTGAATCCAATCTGTGGGTGATGCTGCATCGCGCGCGTCTGCAATTGCGTCGCGCACTCGAATTGAGTTACTTCGCTCCCGAAAAGCAATCCATCGCGTTTTCTTAA